Proteins from one Dysgonomonas sp. HDW5A genomic window:
- a CDS encoding alpha-glucuronidase family glycosyl hydrolase produces MKYIINTFIFVMFSFSLFAEDGSKLWLRYAPSETVYDFSRVTIDENTPTLEKALKELSIASQSFTGKDIEASKATDNSSLIIGTVKSKNIASIIPAKDFRGLGNDGYIIQTINKGGKQSTVIASNTDIGVLYGVFHFLRLIQTNQLPESVNIKETPKYDVRILNHWDNLDGTIERGYAGYSLWKWNELPNTLSPRYEGYARANASVGINATVLNNVNASPQILSKEYLSKVKALAEIFRPYGIKVYLAVNFSSPKELGGLPDSDPLNKEVIKWWNDKAKEIYSIIPDFGGFLVKANSEGLPGPQDYGRTHADGANMLADALKPYNGIIMWRAFVYNPSSEDRAKQAYLEFMPLDGQFRDNVIIQIKNGPIDFQPREPFSPLFGAMQKTPEMVEFQITQEYLGFSNHLAYLAPLFKETLDSDTYSNGKGSTVAKITDGTLRPHQRTAIAAVANIGEDTNWCGHHFAQSNWYAFGRLAWDHQLTSEQIADEWIKMTFSKDKNFVNPVKDIMLASREAVVDYMMPMGLHHIFAFGHHYGPEPWGDVPNARPDWMPWYYHNADSIGLGFNRTSTGSNAVSQYFSPLKEIYNDPSRCPESLLLWFHHIPWNYKMKNGRSMWDELCYKYDSGVQQVRGFRKTWEQMQPYIDEQRFSDVKSKLEIQSKDAVWWKDACLLYFQTFSKRPIASDIELPIHKLDDLKKIKLDMKHHN; encoded by the coding sequence ATGAAATATATTATAAACACATTTATTTTTGTTATGTTCTCCTTTTCGCTTTTTGCCGAAGACGGGAGTAAACTATGGTTAAGATATGCACCTTCCGAAACTGTTTATGATTTTTCGAGAGTAACAATAGATGAAAATACTCCAACTTTAGAAAAAGCACTGAAAGAACTCAGTATCGCCTCCCAATCTTTTACAGGAAAAGACATCGAAGCGAGTAAAGCAACCGATAACAGCTCTTTGATTATCGGCACTGTAAAAAGCAAAAACATTGCTTCTATAATACCTGCAAAGGATTTTCGCGGTTTAGGTAACGATGGATATATTATCCAGACTATAAACAAAGGAGGCAAACAAAGTACTGTTATTGCATCAAACACAGATATAGGTGTACTTTACGGGGTGTTTCACTTTCTGAGATTGATCCAAACAAATCAACTGCCGGAATCGGTTAATATCAAGGAAACTCCCAAATACGATGTCAGAATACTCAACCATTGGGATAATCTAGATGGAACAATCGAGCGTGGCTACGCAGGATATTCACTTTGGAAATGGAATGAATTACCCAATACCCTATCGCCTCGATACGAAGGCTATGCACGTGCAAATGCTTCGGTAGGAATAAATGCAACTGTTTTAAATAATGTAAATGCCAGCCCACAGATATTGAGTAAAGAATATCTCTCCAAAGTAAAAGCCTTAGCAGAAATATTCCGCCCTTATGGGATAAAAGTATATCTGGCAGTCAACTTCTCATCACCCAAAGAGTTAGGGGGATTACCTGATTCAGACCCTTTAAATAAAGAGGTGATTAAATGGTGGAACGACAAAGCAAAAGAGATATACAGCATCATTCCCGACTTTGGAGGCTTCTTGGTAAAAGCCAATTCCGAAGGATTACCCGGCCCTCAGGATTACGGACGTACCCATGCCGATGGCGCTAATATGCTGGCTGATGCCCTAAAGCCCTATAACGGTATTATAATGTGGCGTGCATTTGTTTACAACCCGAGCAGCGAAGACAGGGCAAAACAAGCCTATCTCGAATTTATGCCTTTGGATGGACAATTCAGAGACAATGTAATCATCCAGATTAAAAACGGTCCGATAGATTTTCAACCTCGGGAACCGTTCAGCCCATTATTCGGAGCTATGCAGAAAACACCCGAGATGGTAGAGTTTCAGATTACACAGGAGTATCTTGGATTTTCGAATCATCTGGCTTATTTAGCTCCCCTTTTCAAAGAAACGCTCGATAGTGATACCTATTCGAACGGAAAAGGCTCTACCGTTGCTAAGATAACAGATGGTACTTTACGACCTCACCAACGGACCGCCATTGCTGCCGTTGCCAATATCGGCGAAGATACCAATTGGTGCGGACATCATTTTGCACAGTCCAACTGGTACGCTTTCGGGCGTTTGGCTTGGGATCATCAATTGACCTCGGAGCAGATTGCTGATGAATGGATAAAAATGACTTTCTCGAAAGACAAAAACTTTGTGAATCCGGTAAAAGATATCATGCTCGCATCTCGTGAAGCGGTTGTCGATTATATGATGCCGATGGGCTTACACCACATATTCGCTTTCGGACACCATTATGGTCCTGAACCTTGGGGAGATGTACCTAATGCCCGCCCCGATTGGATGCCCTGGTATTATCACAATGCAGACTCTATCGGACTTGGTTTTAATCGTACCTCAACAGGAAGCAATGCTGTTTCGCAATACTTTTCACCTTTGAAAGAAATCTATAATGATCCATCACGTTGTCCCGAAAGTTTACTACTTTGGTTTCATCATATACCTTGGAACTATAAGATGAAAAACGGACGTAGTATGTGGGACGAGTTGTGTTATAAATACGATTCGGGAGTGCAGCAGGTCAGAGGTTTTCGGAAAACATGGGAACAGATGCAGCCATATATAGATGAACAACGTTTCAGCGATGTAAAATCTAAATTAGAGATACAATCAAAAGATGCTGTTTGGTGGAAAGATGCGTGCCTGCTTTATTTTCAAACATTTTCTAAACGTCCTATCGCTTCTGATATAGAACTGCCCATACATAAGTTGGACGATTTGAAAAAGATAAAACTCGATATGAAACATCATAATTAG
- a CDS encoding DUF5597 domain-containing protein: MRTKYIVLALFFLFTVVSQAQKTPYLQKKGTATQLIVKDNPYLILGGELGNSTASSLEDMQWVCEKLQKMKLNTMLVPAYWELIESEEGKYDYTLVDGIIELARKHDLKIVFLWFGVWKNSMSCYAPMWVKENYQKYPRAVTKSGQPLEILSAFSQNNLELDKRAFKHFMNHLAEVDKTQQTVIMVQVENEIGMIEDARDYSKEANKLFTSEVPKQLVDYLVKNKQSLRPQLLDRWEKNGFKTKGTWTELFGEGLETDEIFMAWNYGLFIQEVAQSGKNAYNLPMYLNAALNSRGRKPGAYPSAGPLAHLLDIWRASAPAIDFLAPDIYDPGFTDWCKQYHVNGNPLFIPEIRLAEENAARVFYAFGEHDTMGFSPFSIESVTNPEEYPLTKSYKILRQILPLLSEKQGEGKTNGFWFDSEQKERTIERNGYTFTFKHDYTLGWNPQAKDGNKWPETGALIIELSKNEYLVAGTGVVVTFGNTKKDGTQTGIGIIDEVEFNDGKMRPLRRMNGDQDHQGRHLRIPAGEWSIQYVKLYDYK, encoded by the coding sequence ATGAGAACAAAATATATCGTTTTAGCATTATTTTTCCTTTTTACGGTTGTTTCTCAAGCTCAGAAAACACCCTATCTGCAAAAGAAAGGTACGGCTACACAGCTAATCGTAAAAGACAATCCGTACTTAATACTAGGAGGAGAATTGGGCAACTCAACAGCCTCTTCTTTGGAAGACATGCAGTGGGTATGCGAAAAACTCCAGAAAATGAAATTAAATACAATGCTCGTGCCCGCCTATTGGGAACTCATAGAATCAGAAGAAGGCAAATACGATTATACACTGGTCGATGGTATTATCGAACTGGCACGTAAACACGACCTGAAAATTGTATTTCTCTGGTTTGGAGTCTGGAAAAACAGTATGTCGTGTTATGCACCAATGTGGGTTAAAGAAAATTATCAAAAATATCCGCGTGCCGTTACAAAATCGGGGCAACCATTGGAAATATTAAGTGCTTTCAGTCAAAATAATCTGGAGCTTGACAAACGTGCATTTAAACATTTCATGAATCATTTAGCCGAAGTGGATAAAACGCAACAAACCGTTATTATGGTACAAGTCGAAAATGAGATCGGTATGATTGAAGATGCCAGAGATTACAGTAAAGAAGCCAACAAACTATTTACATCGGAGGTTCCTAAGCAATTGGTCGATTATTTAGTAAAAAATAAACAAAGCCTTCGCCCTCAGCTTTTGGATAGATGGGAAAAGAACGGCTTTAAAACAAAAGGAACATGGACTGAACTTTTCGGTGAAGGACTGGAAACTGATGAAATATTCATGGCTTGGAACTACGGCTTATTTATTCAGGAAGTAGCACAATCGGGCAAAAATGCTTACAATTTACCGATGTATCTGAATGCAGCACTCAATAGCAGAGGACGCAAACCGGGAGCTTATCCGAGTGCAGGGCCTCTGGCTCACCTTCTCGATATTTGGCGGGCTTCTGCTCCGGCAATAGATTTCCTTGCTCCCGATATTTATGACCCCGGATTTACCGACTGGTGCAAACAATACCATGTAAACGGGAATCCTTTATTTATACCTGAAATCAGATTGGCAGAAGAAAATGCCGCACGGGTTTTCTATGCTTTCGGAGAACACGATACTATGGGCTTCAGCCCATTTTCAATAGAAAGTGTAACAAATCCCGAAGAATATCCTTTGACTAAAAGTTATAAAATATTACGCCAGATATTACCTCTTTTATCCGAAAAGCAGGGAGAAGGAAAAACTAACGGATTCTGGTTCGACAGTGAACAAAAAGAACGTACTATCGAAAGAAACGGATATACATTCACATTTAAACACGATTATACATTAGGTTGGAATCCACAGGCAAAAGACGGAAATAAATGGCCCGAAACAGGGGCTTTGATAATAGAACTCTCAAAAAATGAATATCTTGTAGCGGGAACAGGCGTAGTTGTTACATTTGGCAACACAAAAAAAGACGGTACACAAACGGGAATCGGGATTATAGATGAAGTAGAATTCAACGATGGTAAAATGAGACCTCTGCGTCGTATGAACGGAGACCAAGACCATCAGGGCAGACATTTGCGTATTCCGGCAGGTGAATGGAGTATTCAATACGTGAAACTGTATGACTATAAATAA
- a CDS encoding sialate O-acetylesterase has translation MKTINKYRRIRRVAFIMLLTLLCVVNGRASVKLPALISDGMVLQRDTELKLWGWASKGESIEISFLNKSYKTTTDANGKWEVTLPPQKAGGPYQMQINDISINDILIGDVWLCSGQSNMETLISRVLDLYRDEVSQINNPYIRYLKTPLKYNFTGASDDINGGSWKSATPENILDFSAVAYFFAKDLYDKYKVPIGLLNSSVGGSPIEAWLSKDALKQFPTNLQVAQQFAQPGYIDSIRAEEKKITEQWYTTLNQNDKGISNWFKNNIDISDWGTISLPGYWADKGIGNINGSFWFRKEFEVPASMVGKPAVLRLGCIVDSDSAYINGQFVGTTSYQYPPRIYTIPLGLLHEGKNSVTVRVINSIGKGGFVEDKPYRIVVGDKFIDLTGNWNYKVGVEMALLRPQTFFQYKPMGLYNAMIAPLLNYPIKGIIWYQGESNTSQPAEYSTLLTALINDWRIKWNRTDLPFIIAQLPNFMQPKENPSESNWAMLRESQLKALALPNTGMAVNIDLGEWNDIHPLNKKDVGHRLALIAMKIAYGDPNVISSAPIYKSMVVEGDKIILSFTEIGNGFTPTEKLKSFAIAADDKQFVWADAKIEGDKVIVWSDKVRNPVAVRYAWADNPEGANLRNKEGLPSSPFRTDNW, from the coding sequence ATGAAAACAATAAATAAATACAGACGAATAAGACGGGTAGCATTTATAATGCTGCTCACCTTACTTTGCGTTGTTAACGGTAGAGCATCTGTAAAACTCCCCGCACTGATTAGCGACGGTATGGTTTTACAACGAGATACGGAGCTAAAACTTTGGGGATGGGCATCGAAAGGAGAAAGTATTGAAATTAGCTTTTTGAACAAGTCATATAAAACGACTACTGATGCAAACGGAAAATGGGAAGTTACACTACCTCCTCAAAAAGCAGGAGGCCCCTACCAGATGCAAATTAATGATATTTCGATAAACGATATTCTGATTGGCGATGTCTGGCTATGTTCGGGGCAATCGAATATGGAAACACTTATCAGTAGGGTATTAGATTTATATAGGGATGAAGTCAGTCAGATAAATAACCCATATATCCGATATTTAAAAACACCGTTAAAGTACAACTTCACAGGAGCGAGTGACGATATAAATGGCGGTTCGTGGAAATCGGCAACTCCTGAAAACATACTCGATTTTTCGGCAGTGGCCTACTTCTTTGCCAAAGATTTATACGATAAATACAAAGTTCCGATCGGACTACTCAATTCAAGTGTAGGAGGTTCTCCCATCGAGGCATGGCTTAGCAAAGATGCGTTGAAGCAATTCCCTACTAATTTGCAAGTAGCTCAGCAATTTGCTCAACCCGGCTATATAGATAGCATCCGAGCAGAAGAGAAAAAAATCACAGAACAATGGTACACGACCTTAAATCAAAATGACAAGGGCATATCCAATTGGTTTAAAAACAATATCGACATATCAGACTGGGGTACAATCAGTTTACCCGGATATTGGGCAGATAAAGGAATCGGAAACATAAACGGTTCGTTCTGGTTTCGCAAAGAATTTGAAGTTCCAGCTTCAATGGTCGGTAAACCTGCCGTACTTCGCTTAGGCTGCATTGTGGATAGTGATTCGGCATATATCAACGGACAGTTCGTAGGAACAACCTCGTATCAGTATCCTCCACGTATTTACACTATCCCTTTGGGGCTTCTTCACGAAGGTAAAAACTCTGTAACAGTGCGTGTTATTAACTCCATAGGAAAAGGCGGTTTTGTAGAAGATAAACCCTATCGGATTGTCGTAGGAGACAAATTTATCGACTTGACAGGAAATTGGAATTATAAAGTAGGTGTGGAAATGGCTCTTCTTCGTCCTCAGACTTTTTTTCAGTACAAACCCATGGGGTTATACAATGCAATGATAGCACCATTACTCAATTACCCTATCAAAGGTATTATATGGTATCAGGGCGAATCAAATACATCCCAGCCAGCAGAATATAGTACTTTGCTGACAGCATTAATCAACGATTGGCGGATAAAATGGAACAGAACTGATCTGCCATTTATTATAGCACAGCTTCCCAATTTTATGCAGCCGAAAGAAAACCCTTCCGAAAGCAACTGGGCTATGTTGAGAGAGTCACAATTGAAGGCTTTAGCTCTTCCCAATACAGGAATGGCTGTTAATATCGATTTGGGCGAATGGAACGATATTCATCCTTTAAATAAAAAAGATGTCGGGCATCGCTTAGCTCTTATTGCTATGAAGATCGCATATGGAGATCCGAATGTTATAAGTTCAGCTCCCATATATAAAAGTATGGTTGTAGAAGGCGATAAAATAATCCTTTCGTTTACAGAAATAGGAAATGGTTTCACCCCTACTGAAAAGCTCAAAAGCTTTGCTATTGCAGCAGATGACAAACAATTTGTTTGGGCAGATGCTAAAATTGAAGGGGATAAAGTAATTGTGTGGAGTGACAAGGTGAGGAATCCCGTTGCCGTAAGATATGCTTGGGCTGATAATCCCGAGGGAGCTAATTTACGGAACAAAGAAGGTCTTCCATCAAGTCCGTTCAGAACAGACAATTGGTAA
- a CDS encoding glycoside hydrolase family 3 C-terminal domain-containing protein — protein sequence MKILKNLKPFLLALSILTLTGCNSKKIEPYQDTSLSFEERATDLVSRMTLQEKVNMLRYDCPGVERLGVPAHNFWNECLHGVARSGKATVFPQAIGMAAMWDSEEMFGIADAISDEARAKHHEYASRGKRGIYQGLTYWTPNINIFRDPRWGRGMETYGEDPYLTAELAVPFIKGLQGDDDKYLKLVATAKHFAVHSGPESTRHSFDVWPNDYDLEETYLPHFKRTVQDAHVYSVMCAYQSFRGAPCCGNKFLESMLREKWGFKGYIVSDCWAIRDFYEEKAHHVVATPEEAAAMAVKAGTDLNCGDTYIHLVAAVEQGLITEAELDVSVHRVLMALFKLGMMDNDKDVKYAQIPYDVVESKEHQALSLDAARKSMVLLKNENNLLPFSKEVKKVAVIGPNADDLEVLLGNYNGYPTNPKTPLTGLREKLPNAEVVYAQGCALAEKLPYFEAIPSDFLFTDASKSQKGLKAEYFSNIKWDGKPAHSQVDPNVDFIWWTTAPFKDMKYDQFSVRWTGVIVPPTSGEYALGGEGFSGFNLYLNDSLVTKWKDVHHPRKVYELMKLEGGKAYNIRLEYVQDNTEYAIMRLLWGTPKPNLKQEAIDLAKSSDLIVLCMGLSPLLEGEEMPVKIEGFSGGDRLDIKLPSTQTDLIREIHKLGKPTVLVFLNGSALAFNWEAENMPAIIEAWYPGQEGGAALADIIFGDYNPAGRLPLTFYKDIKQIPAFSDYDMTGKTYRYFKGDPLYEFGYGLSYSTFEYAIKNAPETIKSGDNITISVDVKNTGKMDGDEVVQLYVSLPDSKLKTPIRALQGFKRIHLKAGETKTVEFTITPKQMAGRDKENLAQVSSGKVLLSVGGKQPDSKAINLKQVVQKEVQVTGNTFYIKD from the coding sequence ATGAAAATATTAAAAAACTTAAAACCCTTCTTGCTTGCTCTAAGCATCTTAACACTGACGGGATGCAACAGCAAAAAGATTGAACCCTATCAGGATACCTCTCTTTCTTTTGAGGAAAGAGCCACCGATTTGGTATCGCGAATGACGTTGCAGGAGAAAGTCAATATGCTGCGGTACGATTGCCCCGGTGTAGAACGTCTGGGGGTGCCTGCCCACAATTTCTGGAACGAGTGCCTGCATGGTGTAGCCCGTTCGGGTAAAGCAACCGTTTTTCCGCAGGCAATCGGTATGGCTGCCATGTGGGATAGCGAAGAAATGTTTGGTATTGCCGACGCTATTTCGGACGAAGCACGTGCCAAACATCACGAATATGCCTCGAGAGGTAAGCGTGGCATTTATCAAGGATTAACCTACTGGACTCCGAATATCAATATTTTCCGTGATCCACGTTGGGGAAGGGGAATGGAAACATACGGAGAAGATCCTTATTTGACTGCTGAACTGGCTGTTCCTTTCATAAAAGGATTGCAGGGCGATGATGATAAATATCTTAAACTGGTAGCTACAGCTAAACATTTCGCTGTTCACAGCGGGCCCGAATCGACACGACATTCGTTTGATGTATGGCCTAATGATTACGATTTGGAAGAAACCTATCTGCCTCATTTCAAAAGAACTGTACAGGATGCTCATGTATATTCGGTGATGTGTGCTTATCAAAGTTTCAGGGGAGCTCCTTGTTGCGGAAACAAATTTTTGGAAAGTATGTTGCGTGAAAAATGGGGATTCAAAGGATATATAGTTTCCGACTGTTGGGCAATTCGTGATTTTTATGAAGAAAAAGCCCACCACGTAGTAGCTACCCCCGAAGAAGCGGCAGCCATGGCAGTAAAAGCAGGAACAGACCTCAACTGTGGTGATACATATATACACTTGGTTGCTGCTGTTGAGCAGGGTTTAATTACCGAAGCCGAATTGGATGTTTCGGTACACCGTGTACTTATGGCGTTGTTTAAACTAGGAATGATGGACAACGATAAAGATGTAAAATACGCACAAATACCTTATGATGTGGTAGAAAGCAAAGAACATCAAGCCTTGTCGTTGGATGCTGCACGCAAATCGATGGTACTTTTGAAGAATGAAAATAATCTTTTGCCTTTCAGCAAAGAGGTGAAAAAGGTAGCTGTTATAGGACCCAATGCAGATGACTTAGAGGTACTGCTAGGAAACTACAACGGCTACCCTACTAACCCTAAGACTCCGTTAACAGGATTGCGTGAAAAACTACCCAATGCAGAAGTCGTTTATGCTCAAGGGTGTGCTTTGGCTGAAAAATTACCTTATTTTGAGGCTATCCCTTCCGACTTTCTGTTTACGGATGCAAGTAAATCGCAAAAAGGTCTTAAAGCTGAATACTTCTCCAATATCAAATGGGATGGAAAACCTGCACACTCGCAAGTTGATCCGAATGTAGATTTTATTTGGTGGACAACTGCTCCTTTCAAAGACATGAAATACGATCAATTCTCGGTACGATGGACAGGTGTAATTGTACCTCCCACATCGGGTGAATATGCTTTGGGAGGTGAAGGATTCTCGGGATTCAATCTGTATTTAAATGATTCGTTAGTAACTAAATGGAAAGACGTACACCATCCTCGTAAAGTATACGAACTGATGAAACTGGAGGGTGGAAAAGCCTATAATATCCGCTTAGAATATGTTCAGGATAATACAGAATATGCTATTATGCGTTTGCTTTGGGGTACACCGAAGCCAAACCTGAAACAGGAGGCTATCGACTTGGCTAAATCGTCTGACTTAATTGTACTTTGCATGGGATTAAGTCCCTTGTTGGAAGGCGAAGAAATGCCTGTAAAAATAGAGGGTTTCTCAGGTGGCGACCGTTTGGACATTAAACTGCCAAGTACGCAAACCGATCTGATTCGTGAGATACACAAATTGGGAAAACCAACCGTATTGGTATTTCTGAATGGTAGTGCACTAGCATTCAATTGGGAAGCCGAAAATATGCCTGCCATTATCGAAGCATGGTATCCCGGACAAGAGGGAGGAGCTGCTTTAGCCGATATTATTTTTGGAGACTATAACCCTGCGGGACGTTTGCCATTGACATTCTACAAAGACATCAAGCAAATACCTGCTTTCAGCGATTATGATATGACAGGCAAAACATACCGTTATTTCAAAGGTGATCCTTTGTATGAATTCGGATATGGATTGAGCTATTCCACTTTTGAATACGCTATCAAAAATGCACCCGAAACAATCAAGTCTGGTGATAATATAACTATTTCGGTAGATGTGAAAAACACAGGCAAGATGGATGGTGACGAAGTGGTTCAGCTATACGTTTCTCTACCGGACAGTAAACTAAAAACACCGATCAGAGCTTTACAGGGTTTCAAACGTATTCACCTAAAAGCAGGCGAAACTAAAACCGTTGAATTTACTATCACTCCAAAACAAATGGCTGGACGCGACAAAGAAAATTTGGCTCAGGTTTCCAGCGGAAAAGTATTGCTTTCGGTAGGTGGAAAACAACCTGACAGCAAAGCTATCAATTTAAAACAGGTGGTTCAGAAAGAAGTTCAGGTTACAGGAAATACCTTTTACATTAAAGACTAG
- a CDS encoding glycosyl hydrolase 115 family protein: MTKKKLYLIICLLILVFQTTISASDKEKFVSTQKNASYFPLAVDGRPVSILTDDSDYKGVLRAVNDLKEDFRIVTGNTPQQGAAKFALIIGTVGKSATIDKLIQTGKIEAKDLTGKNEKYILKTVMNPIDGVDAALVIAGSDKRGTIYGVYELSSQIGVSPWYYWADVPVVNQKNLYVKPGTYTEGEPAVQYRGIFLNDEAPALSGWSKATFGGFNHQFYEKVFELILRLKGNFLWPAMWGSAFYDDDPLNGPLADEYGIVMGTSHHEPMALAQQDWKRRGEGAWDYKKNGEVLRKFWTSGIERAKDWESLITIGMRGDGDEPMSEESNIDLLQKIVKDQRTIISKVTGKKAETVPQVWALYKEVQDYYDKGMRVPDDITLLLCDDNWGNVRKLPDLNAPKRKGGYGMYYHFDYVGGPRNYKWINVSQVQRIWEQMNLTYQYGVDKIWVVNVGDLKPMEYPISFFLDMAWNPNRFNADNLVQHTEEWCAQQFGEKYAKESARLINLYTKYNRRVTPELLNEKTYSLANYNEFETVVNDYRNLVIDAMRLYNVIPNNYKDAFDQLVLFPINACSNLYEMYFAVAKNRYYAEKQDIQANYWANKAKECFERDSILTVHYNQSIAGGKWAHMMDQIRIGYTYWQQPEKSVMPRVEYIMTTMEMKEKVFSETDGYVSIEAEHFTRQKNGNNISWKVIPDLGKTLSAITTFPVTAIPQEGDNVYLEYDVNLTSTGNARLIVLLSPTLNFNSNKGLRYAVSIDGGEEQIVNFNQTFTERERENWVANSIIESITNFRIDKSGLHTIRFRVLDPGIVLQKIMLDLGGLKPSYLGAPESKTLK, encoded by the coding sequence ATGACGAAAAAGAAATTATACCTGATTATATGCTTACTGATTCTTGTTTTTCAAACAACGATATCAGCTTCCGATAAAGAAAAGTTTGTCTCTACTCAAAAGAATGCTTCTTACTTTCCTTTGGCTGTGGATGGCAGACCTGTTTCTATTCTTACTGATGATTCGGACTATAAGGGTGTGCTGCGTGCGGTAAATGATCTGAAAGAAGATTTTCGGATAGTAACAGGAAATACACCTCAACAAGGGGCTGCAAAATTTGCCTTAATTATTGGCACTGTCGGTAAATCGGCTACAATAGATAAACTGATACAAACAGGAAAAATAGAAGCTAAAGACTTAACAGGAAAAAACGAAAAGTACATTCTGAAAACGGTAATGAATCCCATAGACGGAGTAGACGCTGCCTTAGTGATTGCAGGCAGCGACAAACGGGGAACTATATACGGTGTTTATGAATTATCGTCACAGATCGGTGTGTCGCCTTGGTACTATTGGGCAGATGTACCGGTGGTAAATCAAAAAAACTTATATGTAAAACCCGGAACATATACCGAAGGAGAACCAGCCGTACAATATCGAGGTATCTTCTTGAATGACGAAGCTCCGGCTCTATCAGGATGGAGTAAAGCTACTTTCGGGGGATTCAATCATCAGTTTTACGAAAAGGTATTCGAATTGATTCTTCGCTTGAAGGGGAATTTCCTATGGCCAGCCATGTGGGGAAGTGCATTTTATGACGATGACCCTCTTAATGGACCTTTAGCAGATGAATATGGCATTGTGATGGGTACTTCGCACCATGAACCGATGGCATTGGCTCAACAAGACTGGAAAAGACGTGGAGAAGGTGCTTGGGACTATAAAAAGAACGGTGAAGTTCTACGTAAATTCTGGACATCGGGCATCGAACGGGCTAAAGATTGGGAATCACTTATTACGATAGGCATGCGTGGTGATGGCGACGAACCGATGAGTGAAGAAAGTAACATCGACCTGCTTCAAAAAATAGTAAAAGACCAACGCACTATCATTTCGAAAGTAACTGGCAAAAAAGCTGAAACTGTTCCACAAGTATGGGCTTTGTACAAAGAAGTGCAGGACTATTACGACAAAGGAATGCGTGTTCCCGATGATATTACATTGTTATTATGTGACGACAATTGGGGAAACGTTCGTAAACTTCCCGACCTCAATGCTCCTAAACGAAAAGGCGGATACGGAATGTATTATCATTTCGATTACGTAGGCGGACCTCGCAATTATAAATGGATTAATGTCAGCCAAGTACAACGTATCTGGGAACAAATGAACCTCACTTACCAATACGGTGTCGATAAAATATGGGTCGTAAATGTAGGTGATCTTAAACCCATGGAATACCCGATCAGTTTCTTTCTGGATATGGCTTGGAATCCCAACCGATTCAATGCAGATAATCTCGTACAACATACCGAGGAATGGTGTGCACAACAATTCGGCGAAAAATACGCTAAAGAATCGGCACGTCTGATAAATCTCTACACGAAATACAATCGCAGAGTTACACCCGAATTATTGAACGAAAAAACATACAGCCTCGCAAACTACAATGAATTTGAAACTGTTGTCAACGATTACAGAAATCTGGTTATAGATGCTATGCGTTTATATAATGTGATTCCGAATAATTACAAAGACGCTTTCGATCAATTGGTATTATTTCCTATTAATGCCTGTTCTAATCTGTATGAAATGTATTTTGCCGTAGCTAAGAACCGATACTATGCCGAAAAGCAAGACATTCAGGCAAATTACTGGGCAAATAAAGCGAAAGAATGTTTCGAAAGAGACTCTATCCTGACAGTTCATTACAACCAAAGTATTGCAGGTGGAAAATGGGCTCATATGATGGATCAAATCCGTATTGGATATACTTATTGGCAACAACCCGAAAAGAGTGTAATGCCTCGTGTTGAATATATTATGACAACAATGGAGATGAAAGAAAAAGTATTCTCTGAAACGGATGGTTATGTATCTATCGAAGCTGAACATTTTACACGTCAAAAAAACGGTAATAATATATCGTGGAAAGTGATCCCCGATTTGGGAAAAACGCTTTCGGCTATAACTACTTTTCCTGTAACGGCTATCCCTCAAGAAGGCGATAACGTATATCTGGAATACGATGTCAACCTGACAAGTACGGGTAATGCCCGTTTGATTGTTTTACTATCCCCTACCCTCAATTTTAATTCAAATAAAGGGTTACGTTATGCGGTATCTATTGATGGAGGTGAGGAACAAATCGTAAACTTCAATCAAACCTTTACCGAAAGGGAAAGAGAAAATTGGGTTGCCAACAGTATTATTGAGTCCATAACAAACTTTCGAATCGACAAAAGTGGATTACATACCATTCGATTTAGAGTATTAGATCCTGGAATTGTTTTACAAAAAATAATGCTCGATTTAGGTGGATTAAAACCCAGCTATTTAGGTGCTCCCGAAAGTAAGACGTTAAAATAA